A window from Malaclemys terrapin pileata isolate rMalTer1 chromosome 18, rMalTer1.hap1, whole genome shotgun sequence encodes these proteins:
- the LHX1 gene encoding LIM/homeobox protein Lhx1, whose protein sequence is MVHCAGCKRPILDRFLLNVLDRAWHVKCVQCCECKCNLTEKCFSREGKLYCKNDFFRCFGTKCAGCAQGISPSDLVRRARSKVFHLNCFTCMMCNKQLSTGEELYIIDENKFVCKEDYLNNSNTAKENSLHSATTGSDPSLSPDSQDPSQDDAKDSESANVSDKEAGSNENDDQNLGAKRRGPRTTIKAKQLETLKAAFAATPKPTRHIREQLAQETGLNMRVIQVWFQNRRSKERRMKQLSALGARRHAFFRSPRRMRPLVDRLEPGELIPNGPFSFYGDYQSEYYGPGSNYDFFPQGPPSSQAQTPVDLPFVPSSGPSGTPLGGMDHPLPGHHPSSEAQRFTDIMSHPPGDSPSPEPNLPGSLHSMSAEVFGPSPPFSSISVNGGANYGNHLSHPPEMNEAAVW, encoded by the exons ATGGTGCACTGCGCCGGCTGCAAACGGCCAATCTTGGACCGGTTTTTGTTGAATGTACTGGACAGGGCTTGGCATGTGAAGTGTGTTCAGTGCTGTGAATGTAAATGCAATTTGACAGAGAAATGCTTTTCCAGAGAAGGCAAGCTTTACTGCAAAAACGACTTCTTTCG GTGTTTTGGGACCAAGTGTGCTGGCTGTGCCCAGGGGATCTCCCCCAGCGACTTGGTCAGGAGGGCGAGAAGCAAAGTGTTCCACTTGAACTGTTTTACTTGTATGATGTGTAACAAACAGCTCTCCACCGGCGAGGAGCTCTATATTATCGACGAGAACAAGTTTGTCTGCAAAGAAGATTACCTAAATAACAGCAATACTGCCAAAGAGAACAGCCTGCACTCAG CCACAACCGGCAGTGACCCCAGTCTGTCTCCGGATTCCCAAGATCCTTCCCAAGACGACGCGAAAGACTCGGAGAGCGCAAACGTGTCAGACAAGGAAGCTGGCAGCAACGAAAATGATGATCAGAACCTGGGGGCCAAGAGGCGGGGTCCCCGCACCACTATCAAAGCCAAACAACTCGAAACTCTGAAAGCAGCCTTCGCAGCTACCCCCAAACCCACCAGGCACATCAGGGAACAGCTGGCCCAAGAAACCGGGCTCAACATGCGAGTCATACAG GTGTGGTTCCAGAACCGGCGCTCCAAGGAGCGGCGCATGAAGCAGCTAAGCGCGCTGGGGGCTCGCCGGCACGCCTTCTTCCGCAGCCCCCGAAGGATGAGGCCGCTGGTGGACCGGCTGGAGCCAGGGGAGCTCATCCCCAACGGGCCCTTCTCTTTCTATGGAG ATTATCAGAGCGAGTATTATGGCCCTGGAAGCAATTATGATTTCTTCCCACAAGGACCCCCTTCATCTCAAGCTCAGACGCCAGTCGATCTCCCGTTTGTGCCCTCTTCTGGGCCATCAGGAACTCCTCTGGGTGGAATGGATCACCCATTACCCGGACACCACCCTTCCAGTGAGGCTCAGCGCTTCACTGACATAATGTCCCACCCCCCTGGAGActcacccagccctgagcccaaccTGCCAGGTTCTTTGCACTCCATGTCTGCAGAAGTTTTTGGTCCAAGTCCTCCGTTTTCTTCAATATCCGTCAACGGTGGTGCTAATTATGGCAATCACTTGTCACATCCACCAGAAATGAATGAAGCAGCTGTGTGGTAG